From one Dermacentor variabilis isolate Ectoservices chromosome 3, ASM5094787v1, whole genome shotgun sequence genomic stretch:
- the LOC142574808 gene encoding uncharacterized protein LOC142574808, translating into MTTRSTVAVVEYMLTDLGFKYVLTRGLNSDPVESVFSCFRQFNGGNDRVDARAAVFTAEKLLKVGILQAASTGNAPSSSECKTALKGWNHDGDREDPAIPEAALAVLWKLQHVMKHDEVPPHLEFAPLTYMAGYLAFVCEQKVACRECKVRLKGSASRAGAYHFTFSLDQGGLSYPRPEVVWLCKLLCTFVELALQSVEVYRCGKLCQLLSCAVLPHLTVCPLMWCAKCTDNDHCRERCEIFLKKFLRPLLANWAGDLTSSLDSVLRLSRKPLSRKVLRL; encoded by the exons ATGACAACTAGATCAACGGTTGCCGTCGTTGAGTACATGCTGACCGACCTGGG CTTCAAGTACGTGCTGACCCGTGGGCTCAACAGCGATCCAGTAGAGTCTGTGTTCAGCTGCTTCCGCCAATTCAACGGCGGTAATGACCGAGTTGATGCAAGAGCAGCAGTCTTCACAGCAGAGAAGTTGCTGAAG GTCGGGATTTTACAGGCTGCCAGCACTGGAAACGCGCCATCAAGTTCAGAGTGCAAGACAGCGCTGAAAGGTTGGAACCACGACGGTGACCGAGAAGACCCAGCTATACCGGAGGCAGCCTTGGCAGTGTTGTGGAAGTTGCAGCATGTGATGAAGCACGACGAGGTCCCTCCACACCTTGAGTTCGCACCGCTCACATACATGGCGGGGTACCTGGCTTTCGTCTGTGAGCAGAAG GTGGCGTGCCGTGAATGCAAGGTGCGACTAAAAGGAAGTGCTTCGCGGGCTGGAGCGTATCACTTCACATTCAGTCTTGACCAAGGTGGACTGAGCTACCCGCGGCCTGAAGTCGTCTGGTTATGCAAGCTGCTGTGTACTTTCGTCGAATTAGCTCTGCAGTCTGTTGAAGTTTATCGCTGTGGGAAACTGTGCCAGCTCCTCTCATGTGCTGTGCTCCCACACCTCACGGTTTGCCCGCTCATGTGGTGTGCAAAGTGTACGGACAATGATCACTGTCGAGAGCGTTGCGAGATATTTCTAAAAAAGTTCCTGAGACCCCTCCTGGCGAACTGGGCTGGTGACCTTACCAGCTCTTTGGACAGTGTGCTCAGGCTTTCAAGAAAGCCTCTTTCCCGCAAGGTCCTGCGTTTGTAG